In Candidatus Moanabacter tarae, the genomic stretch CCTCAGATTTCTTCGGCTATGACAGGCCCCGATTCTCCTGAGCAGCTTGAAGAAAATCTGGGTGGCGTTCAGTGGGAATTAGGGGATGAAGAATGTCAGCGTCTCAATGACGTATCTGCTTGGGCGATAGGGAATGGAGTTTTTAGGTGATGACCATGAAACAAAAAAGCGTTAAATCAAAAAAAATTGCTACCCCTCGTATTCCCAGAATTCGTCTCAATTCCGGCGCCTGGAGTCCCCTGGTTGATATGATCGATGTCTTTCCTGGACACCGCGGATCCAGTCGAGAAGGTGAGCTTGAACTCTACGACGCACCTATTGGAATCCGTTTCGAGATCGAAGTGGCAAAGAAATCCGAGCCACTGTTGGAGGCAGAGTGTGTTTGGGAGAAGAGCATAGCTCCTCTTTGCATATGGCAGGAAGCAGGGCGATATCATATGATATACACCGCTTCTGGAGGACACTGTTATGCTATTAGCGATGACGCCTACAATTGGAATCGACCTGAACTCAGTGAGGTTGAATACAACGGTTTGAAGAAAAATAATTTGATCTCTAGTCCAGCTGAAGGAGCCACCGGCACTTTTGAAGATCTTAGCGCTCCGCCTGAGGAACGCTTTAAGGCTATAGGGGGGCGGATGTACTGGAGTGATCCTGAGACGGGTGAAGAATTGAACGGAGAAGAGGCGAATTTACGAATGGAAGCCGAGCAGCAGACGGAATGCTACACGGGACCAAAGGCCGAGATAAGAGGTCACACGCTTGCGTGGACCTCACCCGACCGCATCCATTGGAATCCGGTCGAAAACCCATTGGCTTACCGGCCGGTTAACGGTGGTATTTCAGCCCGTTACGACCCTCATCGGGGAGATTACTTCTGTTATATTCAGCTTATGGGCTACCCGGCTGAGGTTCTAGATGGAATCGGCGTCAGTCGACTGGAACAAGGAATGCAGATTCGGACCATCGGGTTTTCGCGCACCAAAAATTTCTTCGAATGGCCGGCTCCTAAGTTGATTCACCATCCTGACACAGAGGACGATCCGGATATTTCTTTCTACGGCGCCAATTATTTTGCTTACCCGGGACGCGATGATCTTCACGGGATGTTTATCCCCATCTACCACCAAATTGCCAGTACTATCGACGGTCAGATTGCATTCAGCCGTGATGGGCTCTACTGGTCACGCCCTGAACGCAGAGCCATACTCCCCTTGGGAAAAGAAGGAGATGGAGATGAGTGTATAGCGCACTTCTGGCGCAGTGGAATCGTTGAGCTCCCCGACGGCAACTGGGCCTGTCCTTACACAGGAAACTCTGTTATTCACGACCTTCCCGACAGCAAGATCCCGGTTTTATTTCCACAACGAAGGCCGAATCAAATTCGATGGGCCCTTTGGCGACCGCATCGCTTTTGTGGCATTCGGGCCGACTCGAAAGGTGAATTTACTCTACCTTCCCTATACAGAGCTCACAATGAATTACATCTCAACTACCGCTGCGAACCAGGTGGATGGATACAAGTCGAGCTGCTGGAGAAAATCCCGTCATTGGTATTTCCGGATACTGACCCAGTACCTGGATTCAGCTTTGAAGATTGTGACCGCCTAACCGGCGACGCTGAAGATCGAGTGGTAACCTGGAGAGGAAACAACGATATTTCCGTAGTTGGAGAAGCAGTTGGAATCCGTGTTCGGATGTTCGGAGCCAAACTATTTGCCTATCGCGTGTAAAAGGATCATCTGTGAAGAACAGCGCGTGAGAAATCACACGAGAATAAAAGAATTCTCCGATCGGTTCCACGACCTGGCTTACCGCTCAGTAATTCTTTAAGGTTCCTAGGTTGCACAACCGTTTCATGCAACCGCTTGAAGTTTAAAAGGGTTCTGCCTCGACTTGACATAAAACTAGAGAGGTACTTGATGATAAATAGTAGTTCGCCATAATAATCAACCAGGTAGCTACAAGAGGAAAATTCGCAACGATAAGAACAACCGAAGACAAAATGAAATTAGGAATTGTGGGAATGTTAAGTGAAGACTTTCGTACCTTTCGGTCCGATCATATGCATCCGATTCGTGCCCTTGGTTTTACCGGTTTCGGGTTTCATCTTAATGGGAACGATATTTTCGAGATCACAGATGAAGATTGCGTCAAATTCCGAAAATTTCTGGCGCCCGAGGAACTCGATCTGGCGCAATTTGCCATTCAATACAACGAATGCCTCTTTCACCCTGATCAAGCTGTACGCGATGCTGTCACTGCCAAAATCAACCGGGGCACTGAAATTTCCGCAGAGTTGGAAGCACAGGTTTTTCTACTCCGTCCCGGTAGCCTCAATCCGGATGGTCCTTGGACACCTCATCGAGACAACCACCTGCCTGAGCAGACGGGAAGGCTTGTTGAGACACTAAAGCCAATTGCGAGGAAAGCAGAGCAAGAGGGAGTTATCCTAGCCTTGGAAACTCATGCCGTATCCATTATGGACCCGCCGGGAAAATGCCGAGAAATAGTTGAATTAGTTGGGTCGAAACACCTGAGATTAATCCTGGATGCCGTAAACCATTTTCAGAGCCTCCAACAAGTTTATCAGAGCAGCGACTGGGTAAATTGTATTTTTGATGAGACTGGCTCGATTTCCCCAATCGCCCACATCAAGGATCTCAAAATCTCCAATGGTCTTGTCCTTCAAATCGATCAGGAAATTCCCGGCGAAGGAGAACTCGACCTGGCTCTTGTTCTCAAGCGCTTTCACGCCTTTCATCCTGATGGCTATGGCCTCATCGAGCACTTAGGCCCAGACAAAATTCCCCAGGCCGCAACTAATGTTCGAAGAATTGCAAAGGAAAACGGAGTTAGTATCTACTGATGCACAGTATCTGAATGCATTCAGTTTTTCGGATGAAGTTCCATCTATTTTTTCATCCCCTGTTGCCCAAGATAGAAAGCAGTCTCGTAAGCTAATAGCATTACAAATAGGATCATTAAGAAATGCTTATGCAAGGCCACCCATTCTCGGAATTTTGAAGCATTTCTTCTTTTGCCCGGATACTTGGACACATGTCTTTATAGGAGGTAAATCCTTTCAGAAATCCTCTACCGCTTGTTACCTTCAAGCCTGTCATAAATATTACTAATGGATCTCAATGCCGGCCGCTGCACAGATGCCTTGGACATTTGCCGCTGCTTGAGGATAAAAATCGGCACTCAAATGCTCTAGTAGCATGTAACCGTCAGAATAGAGATTGTCCCAGCGTCTGAGAGCGGTCTCAAGATCAAGCTCGCCTTCTCCAGGCATGGCCTCGTCAAGGTGTACAACAAGACCTGAACGAACGCGAATATCCTTGCAGTGCCCTACCGGAGCGATCTCTCCCATTAAATCGAAAATGTGGTTAAGCCGATCAGTGCTATTGTAAACCTGCTGCAGTGATTGGAAGTGGTTGACATAATCCATGACCACTCCCATGTGGCTGGAGCCAACCTCTGTAACAACTTCCTTATTGATCTCAGGTGTACCCATGATAGTGAGTGCATGAGTTTCGATAACTATCGGGACACCCTCTTCTTCAGCCTTGGAAGCAATCTCTCGAAGGCTTTCAATAAGTCTATCTTTTGAATCCGGCTTGAAATTCTCTCGACAGGGAGTGTAGGAACCATCCGGATTTAGGCTACCCGTTCGGATTAAACAAGTCTGAGCATTGAGTTCGCGAGCAATCTCGATCCCCCGTTTTATCTTATGAAGCACATGAGCCCTAACTTCGGGATCGTAATCGAAAAGGCACTCACTGAAGCCAATTCCAAACTGGGGAAGATCCATGCCGACTTTAGCGTAAACCTTTTTAACCTTTTCGCATTCCGCCGCTTGAACACCAAACAGCTCCTCCCCGGGGGCATGAAACGCTGCACCAGAAAGGTTAAGATCCTGTATTGCCTCTAAATGCCCCGACCCGATTTTTCGAAAGTCAGCTGGCAGCATGCCAACAACTCCAAGTCGCATAATTTATTCCTCGAGTATATATAATCCAATTAGGAAACGTCATCTCAAGACTCGTGGAAATTGGCTGCGCGAGCAAGTTATAAAATCCTCTTCAAATATTTTTTTCGAGAACACTGATGCAATCGATAGCTTTGGGAATCATCGACAAGCCCTGAGACCAATACCTTTTCTAGAAGAAGTATCCATTGTTGTGAATTGATTCATTGCAAAATATAGCCAAATCAACATAGGTCCGATATATGAATTCTACTGGTAGAGAAGAGAAAATCAGAAGTAATGTTATCGAAACCCTTCCAGAGCTAGATGAGATACATGACGGATTTTTGCGCGGCCAAGTGATTGAAGCCTGGGTCTACAGCCTGAGCAATAGCTCATTCAATTCGATTGATGAAATTCGGGCCAGCGGAAATGCCGACTCCCCTGCCATGAAGTGCGGTACGCAGACCGACCATATTCGGGGTGTCACAAGAATCGCTATGGTCCTAGGTGACGATATGATTAAACAATTTCCCCAACTACCCATAAATCGGGATCTACTCATCGCTTGCGCAATCTGCCATGATGTTGGGAAGCCATACGAGTTTGATCCGAAAAATCAGAAACGATGGAAAGAGGATAGCACTGGCACCGGCTATCCAGCAATCAGACATCCGCAGTACGGTACCCACACCTGTCTGACTGTAGGTTTACCAGAGGAGGTTTGTCATGCTGCTGGATGCCACTCCGGGGAAGGGGAGCTGGTTCAGAGATCTCTTCATGTAACAATCGTCCATCACGCCGATTACGTTTGGTGGGACACCCTGAAAGCTGGCGACCAGATGGAATTAGAATAATATATTCATCGCCTTAACTAAAACCGTGTATTTTCGTACCTCCCAAAGGAAGTCATCACTCCAAGTTGTTCAGCTTCTTCCTGCAAAGAATTAACGTGCTCGTCACTGAGAGGAATCCCTTTTTCACGGTTTTCCTGTTCCCAGTACCATTCATTGCCTCCCGCTAATTCAGCTTGATTCATACCCGGCAATGGTCGGCACTTACGAGCATCGGAAATAAATCGATCCATCTCCACTTTTAATTCTTCAACTGGCATGAAGTGCGCAACATTAACAATGACGATAAAAGAGCCCTGATTTGATTCCCATCTAGACTCTATTATTTCCTCACGGAAAATCCCTGCGAGGACTCCCCCAAGCGCCTTAATAACGGCACTCAACGCCATATTTTTGAGTAAAGCCTTTGGCAACCGGAGAAAAAGATCCTCTTCGAATGGGAGAAGGCTACCTCCCATATCCATGACCAGCGGCGGCTCTTCTCCAGCAGGAACTGCAATACTGATAGGAGACGCATTAATGATATTTGCAATCGAATTTTCCGGCCTTAAATAGTTACGGCTATCGGATAGGGCAATGCCGATACAGTCATGTTTAATGGCAAGTCGTGTATAATTACCAGCAGAGCCAAAGTGGTGGTGATTAAAGGTAGTCAGAACTGCCGCTCCTCCTTCTTTTGATTTTTCGATGATCTTTTCCGTACCAGCCCAACAAGGAAAGTACCCCAAGCCCCCGTCACCATCCAATACCAATGAGGCCGGCGCCTCTCTGATCACAGACACCTTTGGTTGAGGATTGATTTTCCCTGCTCTCAATTCCTCGAGGTAATGAGACAACTGTCCGGTGCCGTGGCTGTAAATACACCGCTGGTTATTACGGGTAAGGATCGTGGCAAGCAAATCAGCGTTCCCCTTCGTCATATTGACTTTTTCGAAGATACGGAGAAGCAGACCATGCAGCTCATCAAAGGGCACCCGAATTCCGTGTTTTGGAAGATAATTGCGTCTGTCAAGATTTAGGTGTTTCATGTCGGCGTTCAACAGGGCAATTGCAATAAATGGGGTACATTCATACCTAGAATTATGATTAACTAAAATTTGTCTCCAATCAGATTCTGAATCTAATTGGAACGGACCGTTAGTCAACTTTCCCAGTTTGCTAACAGTCCGTTCTGGTTATTCTTGAAACAGTGTCAGCTCCATTAAATCGAAAGATTCTCAGATAAAAACAATGAGAAGGAGAAATTGATTGGAGATTATACGGAAAGAACACCGGTTGACAGCTGACGAAGTTTTGTTAAGTGTCCCGGGGGAACTTAGGGCTATATGAGAGCACCCACATTAAGGAATAAACAATTTATCATCGAGGAATTGCCAGATCCCATACCCTCGGAAGGTCAAATCCTTGTTAAGACTCGAGCATGCGGTATCTGTGGCACTGATCTTCACGCCCGTCTTTACGGTCAGAAACTTAGAGAATCCGCAGCTCGGACCAATGGCTTTGGTGCCAACTTCTGTGATGGCGTTGTCTTGGGTCATGAGTTTTGTGCTGAAGTGGTTGATCATGGGCCGAGGACATCGAAACGTCTAAAACCTGGGACTCTCGTTTGTTCTCTTCCTCGCCTTGTTGAGGACAACCGAAGGTTCGGCATTGGCTGGTCCCTAAAGGGAACCGGCGGGTACGGGGAATATATGAAACTTACAGAAGGTTTCAGTTTTCCAGTTCCAAATGGACTCTCGGCTGATCATGCAGCTTTAACCGAGCCGATGGCAATCGGATATCATGCTGTGAAGAAAGCTCGATTGGGAAAAAGAGATGTTCCGCTAGTGATCGGATGCGGACCTGTTGGGCTTGCCGTAATAGCCTCCCTTAAACTCATGGAGGCAAGACCAATTGTCGCAGCCGACTTCTCGCCACGCCGCCGCAAATTCGCCGAGAGCCTTGGCGCTGATGTGATTGTTAATCCTGCGGAAACCTCGCCTTATGAACGATGGGCCGATGTCGCAGCAATTGATCCTCCAGATGAAACTCCTAATCCGCAGACATGGTTTCAACCTCCAACCCACAACCCTGCGGTTGTATTCGAATGTGTGGGAGTACCCGGAATACTGAACCAGGTAATTTCTACTGTTCCCCGTGACACACGAGTTGTGGTAGTAGGATATTGTATGGAAACAGACCACCTAGACCCTATTTTCGCCCTAGATAAAGAACTTAATCTTCAGTACGTAATGGGCTATAATCCCAATGAATTCAACGCTACTCTGCACCATATTGCGGACGGCAGAATCCCAGTCGAAGAACTTATTACGACCAAGGTCGGGTTAGGAGGTATCGCACAAGCCTTCGAAGACTTAGCCTCCCCCGAGAGGCACGGGAAGATAATTATCGAACCCTCAATTTCCTAACCGAGGATAGGCGGCAAACCAACCGTCCCGTACCAGCCCCACACAAAAAAGGATCTCAACCCTTTTTATCTAATCTTTTTGAAAACCAAAAAGTTGTGGGACTTTGACAAGCCCGCGGTTTTAGACCTTAACGCAGATCGCGGATGAAAACTATGGGGAAGGCCTTCAAGCACTTTAATAAGAAGAATTCCAGTGCTCATTTCTGTCAACTTGCCCTAATATTGGATTCGAACTAGCCGAGACCCCCCTCTACCCTTAATTCGATTCAAATCCTGATGGTTTGAGAACAACGATTGTAGACATTCCCAAATCAGATTGAGGCAAGGGAAATGAAACGGTATGATGTCGAACAAGGTAGGCCGGATTCTGATCACGGTGTTCCAGAAACTTGTCGATGTTACTCATTTCAAATGTGAGCGGAGGCATACCGTAGTGCATTGGCACGATCCACTTGGGCTGCAAGAATTCGAACATCGGATCAAGATCATCATGGGACGGCGTCAAATTTTCGCCCGTTAACGCCATTAGTACGTCGCAGTGGTTGGCGAATGGGGTGAGATCCTCATCACTTAACCGATAGCCAAGGTCACCCATATGCATGAACCAAATATCCCCGACTTTAAACGCATAAAGGGCATTATCCTGGGGGCCTCTCGGATGGTTGGGATCCTCGGCCGCAGCGACCGTGATCAGTGTTTCGCCATTGATCGCAACTTCTTCTTTCCCTTGGGCTACATCCAGGGCGTTAATCACTCGAGGATTTCCCCGCACCAGCCCAAGATTGGCATGTGCCGCATCTGTTAAAGAACTCGCAATGATCGTATCAGCATCAAGTTGGGCTCCTCTGTCAGGGACGCCAAGTACGTCCGGAGCATAGGGATCTGTGACGATGATGGGCCTGCCGTCTTGCCAGATTCGAAAACAAGCGTGGCCTACAAATTCAAGTTGTATGGACATGACTTTCCCTTTCTCTCTAATAAAACTTTAAATAGACACTGCAATGTTTTGGCACCTTAGTCGATTCAAACCTCATTATTATACTCCCACCAGAGACGTCCAGTCGGTCGTTCGATTATCATCGGTTTGATGAACGCCGCCGCTTTCAGTAGACCCTCCTCCACTTCCATGTAATCGCTCTCCATTTCTAAAGAGAGAATGCCGCTGTAGCCAATAAACCGTAAGGCAGTTATAAGTTCGCGCCAGGTCTGTTCATCATGGCCCCACCCAGGTAGGGTGAAAGTCCAGGACCGATCTCTGTACTCGCCTGGACTTGTCGGATCAAATCTTCCTCTTATACGGAGATTAGGACCGTGATAGAGGGTGTCCTTCAGGTGGACGTTTTCAATCATATCTCTCAAACAAAACAAAGCCTCAAACGGATCGATATCCTGGACCCACATGTGAGAAATATCATAATTACAGGCTACCACTGGACCAAGTTCCTCACGGAGTCGACGTAGTTGAAGTGGAGTGTGAACCATCTGAAGAATCTGCATCTCGAAACAGAGGGTGATACCGTGATCCGTTGCGATTTTCGCATGCTCCTTCCAGTAGGGTATGAGGCGTCTTTCCCACTGCCATTTAAGGGCGTCCTTTAGAACATCGGAATCAGTGTTAACAATCCACGCCGGGAGTCTATCTCCCTCAGCGCCTTCCGGCAAACCAGAAACCACAATCATCCTCGAGGAACCAATCTTGCCCATCAATTCGCAGGTTTTGCGAAACTTTATATTGTATTCTTCAGCTGCCTTCCGATCCGGCGTCAATGGTTCCCCATGAGCACTGAACGAATAAATCTCCATGCCATAACTCGAGTAGATATCAAGCCAACGGTTTAGCTCACCTCGATCACCCAGAAGAGTGTCAAGGTCGCAATATTTCTTGGCCGCAGGACTGATTGTGCCAACTTCAACTGCCGTCACACCTATATCCCGAGAAAATCTAAGTCCCTCTTCAAACTCAAATTTCATTATGAATCCAGTGTTAATACCAAGTTTCATTTCGTTATCCTTTTAGCGCTGATTCTTTGATCCTGTTGGCAGACCTTTCGCATCCAGCAGACCATACTTAAGACAACCCTGAGAAAGGAAGCCAAAAGCTAGGGATCTACTAATCATTGGTTTTGAGTACGTCGGCAAAACGTCGCCAGAAACAATCACGGAACAACGTAATGCAAACGAATCTGTGGTTCTGAACAAGATGACACTCAACTATCTGGGAACTCGTACCCTGCTCTTGAACCGATGTACCCTCACAAGATTCGCCTTCGTTATCCAACCACACCCTACGGTTGATTATCCAACCGTGGATTTAAGTCCAAAGCGAGTTCTCTGAAGTTTCGAACCTGGTGAAGCGTAATCAGATTGGTATCGTGTTGGTTCCTGCCTCCCTGTGAAGTACGCGCCAGAATAAGCAAATCGTCGCCAAATATAAGTTGCGATGCATAACTGAATGAATTGCAGGGATGCCCATCAATCGCAACACACCCCGCCTGGAGCCAATTTAGTGCGTCCTTGCTGTACATAAGCATTAGAATTCGTCTCTCGTTGCCAGGTGGACCTTGAAAGCCAATCTCTCGTAAAGGCTCCCGATCTTGCCAAGTATCGGTTGGAATCGTCACCGTGGTCCAAAAAAGTCCCACAATAGGATCCTGCACAATGTGGAATTTACACTGAGCTCCAGGCATCGGGTAGAACTGTAGAAAACAATATTTTAATTCGAACCCATCATCCTTAAGTCTACAAACGGCAGCCAACCCAGCCGTCGAGTGCCCATCAATAATGGTCCTCAATACAACCCGAAATTCACCATTTACCTCGATGACATTTCCCTCCAACCAGCTATCATGGGGGATCTTGTCTTCATTACTTGCCTGGTATTTACCCTGAGTCAAAACGGCAGGCACTTTAGGGAACCCTAGCTTATTCGACATCCTCCATGAAGAAGTGGCTAGCAGGTCTCCGGAAAGATCTCCCGCCACCACCAACGATTTCCATTCAGATCGCACACCCATGCATGTTTCGAAGGCACGGTAGACAATCCCAGAACGGAGCAACACATGAGTCGGAGCACCATGAAAGCGTCCTTGAAACAGGGTAACTATATCAGTCCAGCTTTCACCCCCATCCGAGGATCTCGCAATACAAATGTCACGGCTTTTCCGTCGGTTTCCGATAATGTAAAGGACATCACCGACAATAAATAAGGATGCCCATATGAAATCCACAGCCGCGACCTTTCGCCAAGTCGTAGCCCCGTCATCACTGACGAGAATCTCTGTCTGATTCAAAATTTCCTCCTTGAGAGGTTTGGGCCGAAACCACTCGTAACTAGCCACTAAACGTCCATTAGGCAAATTGGCCAAAGAGGGCGAACCCGTATACAAATTCTCAGGATCGGATGACCTTGCAAGTATACTATAGTTTTCGGACAAAATCATACACACCATTCTACACCACTAGTCGCTCACACCTAACCTCATCACATTTTAAATCATGTCCTGGGGTCAGATCACCTGTTAGCTCCATTATTTTAACAGCGAATAGGAGTTTTGTCTTAGACCTTGGAACAACCCCCTAATCCTCCCATCTTACACACGGTATCGAAATGCGTTTTCGTAACGGGTTGGATTGATAACCGCTGCCACCTTTGCACCACCCGCATCTTTGCTAGGGAACCTCGCGCCTTTATGTCAGAGAGACTTACATATTTTCTAAAGGCTTTTTTCCACTGGACATCCACAGAGTACCATCTCGGTTTATCCGGAGTAGATTCTTCATCGTAGTAATTACTATCGGGATCGAAGGCGTATGGATCAGGATAGGCCTCTTTCACAACCTCGGCAATTCCTGGAATGCCTGGCGATTTACAATTCGACTGGTAGAACAGAACAAGGTCGCCCTTTTTCATTTCATCCCGGATGAAGTTTCGAGCCTGATAATTGCGTACCCCCCTCCACTTGCCGGTACTATTAGGTCGGTCGGTCTTGAGCTCGTCAAAGGAACACTCTTCCAACTCACATTTCATTAACCAATACTGCCTCGCCATAACCTCCTTATTCTTCCAGATTATATCACATATAAAAATCCCTACAGGCCATCAAATTTTTGTCATTCCCAAAATCAGGCCAAATCAAAAATATGCTTCCACTTCGAGTACTTAAGCACTGGCACTAAAACGCAAGTACAGTATCCGACGAGGATGGAGCCGTGGCTTAAACTGATTACAGGACACCGTTATCTCGCAAAAGATCGGGATGGAAATGCAGTGGAGACGGGCAAATTGAAAGTACATTTTTATTGGAAACTTAATCCCAAAAAGGTCAGGGCAATAAAGAAATTCTCAACTAGTCCAAATCTCCACAGCTTCGGCAAACCCATCTCTATCGTAGCCCGCAACTACTGTAAATCTTCTGCGCAACTCTGCCGGAGCATTCGCTACAACAACAGAACGGTGGCTCCACTCGAGGAGATCCAGATCGTTGTAATCATTACCTACGGCGAAGGATGATCTTCGCTCCATTCCCAGATACCGAGAAAGCCAGTCAGCAGCTTTGGCCTTCGAAACCAAAGGAGGGAAAATTTCTATCCAGCAAGAACGTTGATCTAATGGCGAAGTCGTCCGTATTACAGAGAGTTTCGGAAATAGATCCTGAAATACACGATGCTGGTATTCGGGATCCTTATCAGGCGTTACCACGATGAGAAATTGCGAGGCTTTCTTGCTTCCAGAATGATTCGGGTCCAATGGTGAACAAAAATCTCTGTACCTTTCGCAACGACTTGAAAAATCGTGATTCTCGCCTCCACTCCTATGGAATACAAAATTATGATTATCCGGAACCGGTGCGTGGACCATGAAGTCGACTTTCAGGGAAAGGAGGAGTTCAATGGCTGCGGCTGTTGTTTCTTGAGAAAGGTAATATGAGGTGATCAATTCACCTGATCTGAAATCGAAAATCCCGGCACCGTTAGAAGTAATAAGATATTCTAGCGGAAATCCCTTTTTAAGTGCCTGTTGTGCTGAAAAGAGGCTCCGTCCCGTCACCGCCACTCTCAGGAAACCACGGTGACCGAGGTTCCACAGCGCCTTTCTGTTTCTCCAGCTCAACTTAGAATCTCTATCGAGAAGGGTCCCATCAAGATCCGTGAACAGTATTGATTTCACGACCTAAGAGTTTAATGGACCTGCCATTAGCCCGTTTATGAGGCACCAATCTAGGCTCAACAAACTCCTAGCCTCCAATTGTGGAAGGTTAGTCTTTGTTAAGGTAATTCCTCCTCTACCAACTGGAAAGTGATAGAGAAAT encodes the following:
- the yjmC_4 gene encoding putative oxidoreductase YjmC → MKHLNLDRRNYLPKHGIRVPFDELHGLLLRIFEKVNMTKGNADLLATILTRNNQRCIYSHGTGQLSHYLEELRAGKINPQPKVSVIREAPASLVLDGDGGLGYFPCWAGTEKIIEKSKEGGAAVLTTFNHHHFGSAGNYTRLAIKHDCIGIALSDSRNYLRPENSIANIINASPISIAVPAGEEPPLVMDMGGSLLPFEEDLFLRLPKALLKNMALSAVIKALGGVLAGIFREEIIESRWESNQGSFIVIVNVAHFMPVEELKVEMDRFISDARKCRPLPGMNQAELAGGNEWYWEQENREKGIPLSDEHVNSLQEEAEQLGVMTSFGRYENTRF
- the gutB_1 gene encoding Sorbitol dehydrogenase is translated as MRAPTLRNKQFIIEELPDPIPSEGQILVKTRACGICGTDLHARLYGQKLRESAARTNGFGANFCDGVVLGHEFCAEVVDHGPRTSKRLKPGTLVCSLPRLVEDNRRFGIGWSLKGTGGYGEYMKLTEGFSFPVPNGLSADHAALTEPMAIGYHAVKKARLGKRDVPLVIGCGPVGLAVIASLKLMEARPIVAADFSPRRRKFAESLGADVIVNPAETSPYERWADVAAIDPPDETPNPQTWFQPPTHNPAVVFECVGVPGILNQVISTVPRDTRVVVVGYCMETDHLDPIFALDKELNLQYVMGYNPNEFNATLHHIADGRIPVEELITTKVGLGGIAQAFEDLASPERHGKIIIEPSIS
- the iolE_4 gene encoding Inosose dehydratase — translated: MKLGINTGFIMKFEFEEGLRFSRDIGVTAVEVGTISPAAKKYCDLDTLLGDRGELNRWLDIYSSYGMEIYSFSAHGEPLTPDRKAAEEYNIKFRKTCELMGKIGSSRMIVVSGLPEGAEGDRLPAWIVNTDSDVLKDALKWQWERRLIPYWKEHAKIATDHGITLCFEMQILQMVHTPLQLRRLREELGPVVACNYDISHMWVQDIDPFEALFCLRDMIENVHLKDTLYHGPNLRIRGRFDPTSPGEYRDRSWTFTLPGWGHDEQTWRELITALRFIGYSGILSLEMESDYMEVEEGLLKAAAFIKPMIIERPTGRLWWEYNNEV
- a CDS encoding Putative phosphatase, which encodes MKSILFTDLDGTLLDRDSKLSWRNRKALWNLGHRGFLRVAVTGRSLFSAQQALKKGFPLEYLITSNGAGIFDFRSGELITSYYLSQETTAAAIELLLSLKVDFMVHAPVPDNHNFVFHRSGGENHDFSSRCERYRDFCSPLDPNHSGSKKASQFLIVVTPDKDPEYQHRVFQDLFPKLSVIRTTSPLDQRSCWIEIFPPLVSKAKAADWLSRYLGMERRSSFAVGNDYNDLDLLEWSHRSVVVANAPAELRRRFTVVAGYDRDGFAEAVEIWTS